From Mustela nigripes isolate SB6536 chromosome 13, MUSNIG.SB6536, whole genome shotgun sequence, one genomic window encodes:
- the AMN gene encoding protein amnionless isoform X2, producing the protein MGALGRALLGLQLLALTRAAYKLWIPGTDFEAAANWSQNRTPCAGAAVEFPANKMVSVLVREGHGISDMLLPRDGEFVLASGAGFSAQDASRDQGCGTGAPARFLDPDRFSWHDPRLWRSGDAARGLFSVDAERVPCRHDDVVFPSDASFRVGLGAIPGPARVRSVRALGQTFTRDEDLGPFLASRAGRLRFHGPGALSVGSEACAERSGCVCGNAEPWICAALLQPLGGRCPLTACRDALRPEGQCCDLCGAIVSLTHGPTFDLERYRERLLQTFLPQYQGVQVAVSKVPRPARPRDTAGAEADAEIQVVLAETRPEPGRARRLARALLADVAEHGEALGVLSATARESGAPVGDSSAEGLDGAGLRAELAGGVTAALLLLLALAAGALLLRRARRLRWSRRDRAGPGPGLAPLGFSNPAFGAAGSAEPPQPPQPPQPPQPPQPPAPKLENSSTSRSYFVNPLFAEAEA; encoded by the exons GCTGACCCGGGCCGCCTACAAACTCTGGATTCCCGGTACGGACTTCGAAGCCGCCGCCAACTGGAGCCAGAACAGAACCCCGTGCGCGGGCGCCGCCGTCGAGTTCCCCGCAAACAAG ATGGTGTCAGTCCTGGTGCGAGAAGGTCACGGCATCTCGGACATG CTCCTGCCCCGGGACGGGGAATTCGTCCTGGCCTCGGGGGCTGGCTTCAGCGCCCAGGACGCCAGCAGGGACCAGGGCTGTGGCACA GGCGCCCCCGCGCGCTTCCTCGACCCCGACCGCTTCTCCTGGCACGACCCCCGCCTGTGGCGCTCCGGGGACGCGGCGCGCGGCCTGTTCTCCGTGGACGCCGAGCGCGTGCCCTGCCGCCACGACGACGTCGTCTTTCCGTCCGACGCCTCCTTCCGAGTGGGCCTGGGCGCGATCCCCGGCCCCGCGCGCGTCCGCAGCGTCCGGGCTCTGGGCCAG ACGTTCACGCGCGACGAGGACCTGGGGCCGTTCCTGGCGTCCCGCGCCGGCCGCCTGCGCTTCCACGGGCCGGGCGCTCTGAGCGTGGGCTCCGAGGCCTGCGCCGAGCGGTCGGGCTGCGTCTGCGGCAACGCGGAG CCCTGGATCTGCGCCGCCCTGCTCCAGCCCCTGGGCGGTCGCTGCCCCCTGACCGCCTGCCGTGACGCCCTCCGGCCCGAGGGCCAGTGCTGCGACCTCTGCG GAGCCATCGTGTCGCTGACCCACGGGCCCACCTTTGACCTGGAGCGGTACCGGGAGCGGCTGCTGCAAACCTTCCTG CCGCAGTACCAGGGGGTGCAAGTGGCGGTGTCCAAGGTGCCGCGCCCGGCCCGGCCGCGCGACACCGCAGGCGCGGAGGCGGACGCGGAGATCCAGGTGGTGCTGGCGGAGACCCGGCCGGAGCCGGGCAGGGCGCGACGGCTGGCCCGCGCCCTCCTGGCGGACGTCGCCGAGCACG GCGAAGCCCTTGGGGTCCTGTCGGCGACAGCTCGGGAGTCGGGCGCGCCTGTCGGGGACAGCTCGGCGGAGGGGCTGGACGGTGCGGGTTTGCGCGCGGAGCTGGCCGGCGGAGTGACGGCCgcgctgctcctgctgctggcgCTGGCGGCGGGCGCGCTGCTGCTGCGCCGCGCTCGGAGGCTCAG GTGGAGTAGGCGCGACCGAGCGGGCCCCGGGCCGGGGCTGGCGCCCCTGGGCTTCTCCAACCCGGCGTTCGGCGCGGCGGGCTCCGCGGAGCCT CCgcagcccccgcagcccccgcagcccccgcagCCTCCGCAGCCTCCCGCGCCGAAGCTGGAAAACAGCAGCACCAGCCGCAGCTACTTCGTTAACCCGCTTTTTGCAGAGGCAGAGGCCTGA
- the AMN gene encoding protein amnionless isoform X1 translates to MGALGRALLGLQLLALTRAAYKLWIPGTDFEAAANWSQNRTPCAGAAVEFPANKMVSVLVREGHGISDMLLPRDGEFVLASGAGFSAQDASRDQGCGTGAPARFLDPDRFSWHDPRLWRSGDAARGLFSVDAERVPCRHDDVVFPSDASFRVGLGAIPGPARVRSVRALGQTFTRDEDLGPFLASRAGRLRFHGPGALSVGSEACAERSGCVCGNAELQPWICAALLQPLGGRCPLTACRDALRPEGQCCDLCGAIVSLTHGPTFDLERYRERLLQTFLPQYQGVQVAVSKVPRPARPRDTAGAEADAEIQVVLAETRPEPGRARRLARALLADVAEHGEALGVLSATARESGAPVGDSSAEGLDGAGLRAELAGGVTAALLLLLALAAGALLLRRARRLRWSRRDRAGPGPGLAPLGFSNPAFGAAGSAEPPQPPQPPQPPQPPQPPAPKLENSSTSRSYFVNPLFAEAEA, encoded by the exons GCTGACCCGGGCCGCCTACAAACTCTGGATTCCCGGTACGGACTTCGAAGCCGCCGCCAACTGGAGCCAGAACAGAACCCCGTGCGCGGGCGCCGCCGTCGAGTTCCCCGCAAACAAG ATGGTGTCAGTCCTGGTGCGAGAAGGTCACGGCATCTCGGACATG CTCCTGCCCCGGGACGGGGAATTCGTCCTGGCCTCGGGGGCTGGCTTCAGCGCCCAGGACGCCAGCAGGGACCAGGGCTGTGGCACA GGCGCCCCCGCGCGCTTCCTCGACCCCGACCGCTTCTCCTGGCACGACCCCCGCCTGTGGCGCTCCGGGGACGCGGCGCGCGGCCTGTTCTCCGTGGACGCCGAGCGCGTGCCCTGCCGCCACGACGACGTCGTCTTTCCGTCCGACGCCTCCTTCCGAGTGGGCCTGGGCGCGATCCCCGGCCCCGCGCGCGTCCGCAGCGTCCGGGCTCTGGGCCAG ACGTTCACGCGCGACGAGGACCTGGGGCCGTTCCTGGCGTCCCGCGCCGGCCGCCTGCGCTTCCACGGGCCGGGCGCTCTGAGCGTGGGCTCCGAGGCCTGCGCCGAGCGGTCGGGCTGCGTCTGCGGCAACGCGGAG CTGCAGCCCTGGATCTGCGCCGCCCTGCTCCAGCCCCTGGGCGGTCGCTGCCCCCTGACCGCCTGCCGTGACGCCCTCCGGCCCGAGGGCCAGTGCTGCGACCTCTGCG GAGCCATCGTGTCGCTGACCCACGGGCCCACCTTTGACCTGGAGCGGTACCGGGAGCGGCTGCTGCAAACCTTCCTG CCGCAGTACCAGGGGGTGCAAGTGGCGGTGTCCAAGGTGCCGCGCCCGGCCCGGCCGCGCGACACCGCAGGCGCGGAGGCGGACGCGGAGATCCAGGTGGTGCTGGCGGAGACCCGGCCGGAGCCGGGCAGGGCGCGACGGCTGGCCCGCGCCCTCCTGGCGGACGTCGCCGAGCACG GCGAAGCCCTTGGGGTCCTGTCGGCGACAGCTCGGGAGTCGGGCGCGCCTGTCGGGGACAGCTCGGCGGAGGGGCTGGACGGTGCGGGTTTGCGCGCGGAGCTGGCCGGCGGAGTGACGGCCgcgctgctcctgctgctggcgCTGGCGGCGGGCGCGCTGCTGCTGCGCCGCGCTCGGAGGCTCAG GTGGAGTAGGCGCGACCGAGCGGGCCCCGGGCCGGGGCTGGCGCCCCTGGGCTTCTCCAACCCGGCGTTCGGCGCGGCGGGCTCCGCGGAGCCT CCgcagcccccgcagcccccgcagcccccgcagCCTCCGCAGCCTCCCGCGCCGAAGCTGGAAAACAGCAGCACCAGCCGCAGCTACTTCGTTAACCCGCTTTTTGCAGAGGCAGAGGCCTGA